From the Arvicola amphibius chromosome 2, mArvAmp1.2, whole genome shotgun sequence genome, one window contains:
- the Apobec1 gene encoding C->U-editing enzyme APOBEC-1 — MSSQTGPAVVDPTLRRRIEPQDFEAFFDPRELRKETCLLYEISWGGRHNTWRHTSRNTDKHVEINFIKKLTSERSFRPSARCSITWFLSWSPCWECSKAITEFLSQHPNVTLFIYVARLYHHMDPGNRQGLRNLVCRGVTVQIMTEQEYCYCWKNFVNYPPSNEVYWPRFPNVWMKLYILELLCIILGLPPCLRILRRNQCQATLFTLVFQGCHFQRIPPPIFWATGM; from the exons ATGAGCTCCCAGACAG GTCCTGCAGTTGTTGACCCCACTCTGAG GAGAAGAATCGAACCCCAGGACTTTGAAGCCTTCTTCGACCCCAGGGAGCTTCGGAAGGAGACCTGTCTGCTCTACGAGATCAGCTGGGGCGGAAGGCACAACACCTGGAGACACACGAGCCGGAATACCGACAAACACGTCGAAatcaatttcataaaaaaacTCACCTCAGAAAGATCCTTCCGTCCATCCGCCCGGTGCTCCATCacctggttcctgtcctggagcCCCTGTTGGGAATGCTCCAAGGCTATTACAGAGTTTTTGAGTCAACACCCCAACGTGACTCTGTTTATTTACGTAGCACGTCTTTATCACCACATGGATCCGGGGAACCGGCAAGGACTCAGGAACCTCGTCTGCAGAGGTGTGACTGTCCAGATCATGACCGAGCAAG aGTATTGTTACTGCTGGAAGAATTTTGTCAACTACCCACCTTCAAATGAAGTTTACTGGCCAAGGTTCCCAAATGTGTGGATGAAGCTGTATATACTGGAACTTCTCTGCATTATTCTA GGACTTCCGCCCTGTTTGAGGATTCTGAGAAGAAACCAATGCCAGGCTACCCTTTTTACACTTGTTTTTCAAGGATGCCATTTCCAAAGGATCCCACCCCCCATCTTTTGGGCTACAGGGATGTGA